A region of the Trichocoleus desertorum ATA4-8-CV12 genome:
TGCGGCACGACGGGCGATCGCATCCCTGTTTTTAGCCCACCTACTGCCACGGAGCTAGCGGTTAGTAATCCGACCAAAAGCGCGATCGCGGGAAGTCTCACCATATTGATTATTCTCCTCAAGCCAAGGGCATCACGTTTGTCTAAGCTAGGCAAACTTAGGCCTGTGCTAGGAGTAGTTACAAATTTTGCAACTAGTTGCCCTTGGCGTAACAGAGTCGTGACTGATGGAATCCTACAAGCAAAATTATCTAAAATTTTAGTAATTGGGCATCCGAACATCTTAAAAAGCTTTACCGAGAAGTTGCCAAACGGATTCATCCGGATCTGGCAATAGATGAAGCAGAAAGGCTTGAGTTCGATTCATCACGATTCCTTACTCCTTCCTCGATCCTACAGCGGGAAGGGAGTAATTAACGCTTTAGAACCAAGTCAGCGATCGCTTGGGTCAAGGCATCTGGCTCAATGGGCTTGGCTAGGTGCTGCTGAAATCCTGCTTTCAAGGCTTGCTGTTGGTCATACTCTGCGGCATAAGCGGTAAGGGCGATCGCGGGTATGAGGCCACCTTGGTCTGGCGATCGCGATCGAATTTGCTGCATCAGCATATAACCATCAATATCTGGCATGCCGATATCACTAATCAAAACATTAGGGAGCTGGCGATCGAAGGAGAGCAACACTTCAGCCGCAGAAGCTGCAATTTCCACCTGCGCTCCTTGTTGCTCTAAAATCACCTGCACCAGATTCCGCATGTCCTCATCGTCATCAACCACTAGAATCCTGAGTTGACTTAAATCAACCGATTCAGTGGTAGTGAAATGTTTTGCTTCTGACGCTACCAACTTGTTAATCAGAGGCAACCGGACAATAAACGTAGCGCCCTGTTCCTCTCCAAGACTTTCCACCTGAACCGTTCCACCATGCAGTTCACTTAAATGACGCACGATCGCTAAGCCTAAGCCCAGCCCCCCAAACTTACGGGTTGTTTTGCCATCTTCTTGACGGAAGTAGTCAAACACATAAGGTAAAAAGTCTGGACTGATGCCCTTACCCGTATCTTTCACCTGGATTTGAGCATAGGTGCCAATTTGATCTAGGCAAACTTCAACTTGGCCCCCGTCCGGCGTAAACTTAACGGCATTCGAGAGCAAATTCCATACAATCTGTTGGAGTCGTGCCGAATCACCAGAGACTTGTGGGTGCTCAAGGGAGATCACGGTTTGCAGTTGAATCTGTTTGGCATCTGCCGCCAACCGCACGGTTTCTAAAGCCGATTCAACGACTGTCGCTAAGTTGACCAGACCCACGTTCAAGGCCATCTTGCCTTGCAAGATCCGAGAGACATCCAGCAAATCTTCAATCAACTGAGTTTGCAGCTTGGCATTGCGCTCAATGGTTTGTAAGGCCCGCTGCGTGGCTGGTGGGTCAAACTGGCGAGTTTGCAAGAGTTTTGACCAACCGAGGATTGGATTGAGGGGCGATCGCAACTCATGGGACAGCACCGCCAAAAACTCATCTTTGACCCGGTTGGCAGTCTCAGCTTCTTCCCGCGCGGCGCGTTCACGAGTCAGGAGATGATTGCGCTCCGCTTCGGCTCGTTTGCGATCGCTAATGTCAACCACAGAACCGACATATCCTTTGAATTCACCATTGGCTCCAAACCAAGGACTAGCCGCACCGATCGCCCAAATATACTCACCATCACGGCGTTGCAAGCGATACTCTAGACGGAAGGCTTCCTGGCGCTCGTTTGATGCCAAAAAAATACGCTCAGCCTCCTCGCGATCGTCTGGATGCGTGATGTTCAACCATCCTAAGCCCAAACCTGTTGCCTCAGTCTGCCCAGTGAAGTTATACCACCTTTGACTGAGATAGGTGCAGGAGCCTGCGGGATCAGTCACCCAGACCATAAAGGGAGCATTGTCTGCCAGATTGCGGAATTGCTCCTCACTCCGCCGCAGTGACTCTTCTATTTGTTTGCGAGCGCTGATGTCGGCGACAAAAACTGTGAGCCCTTGGGGAGAAGGATAGACCCGGTTTTCAAACCAACGATTCCAAGTGGGATAAAAATACTCAAATTGAGCTGGTGTTTGGGTTTCTAGCGATCGCTGGAAATTTGCATAAAGCTCGGTGCCTACCAGATCAGGAAACATCTCCCAAATGTTTTTGCCTAGCACGTCGTTGCGGGGCCTACTAACAATTTCGCAGTTGCGATCGTTGATGTAGGTGTAACACCAATTGCGATCGAGCCGATAAAACCCATCATTAATGCTCGACAGAATAGTTTCTACACTTTGTTGCGCGGTTTCTGCCTCTAAACGGAGGGTCTGCTCTCGCTGTTGGGTTTCTCGTCGCAGGCGAGCCAGTTTCAAACTTGCTTCTACTCTTACCAACAACTCACGGGTAGAAAAGGGTTTGATCAAATAGTCATCTGCTCCTGCTTCTAACCCCTCTACGCGAGCTTCTTCTCCAGCGCGGGCAGACAGTAAAATGATTGGGATGTCCCTAGTTGTGGGAGTAGCTCGGAGTTCCCGCAATAATCCGAACCCGTCTAAACGGGGCATCATCACATCTGTTAAGACCAGATCGGGAAGTTGTTGCTGAATTATAGCTAACGCCATCATGCCATCAGCAGCAGTTTCCACGTTATATCCCTGGTTCAGCAATAACCGTTTCACATAGTTCCGCATGTCGGTGTTGTCATCGACCAGCAGGATTTCAGATTTTAGAGGTTTCGTCTGCTCATTTGAGTTGCGTGCTGTTTCTATCTCTGTACTCCCCAATCCAAAATCTAAGATCGGCAGTCTCAAATCTTCTGGTAGCCAGCGGAGTGCTTCTTCCACATAGGGGGCAGCTCCGAGAACTGTAGGAGATGCAGTGCGATCGCTGTTTTGGAGACGTTCGGGGGGTAAATGATCAGTTCCTGTCGGAATCGTCAGGGTGAAAGTTGTACCCTCTCCCTCAATGCTGGCAACCTCGACCTCTCCCCCATGCAGATGGACTAGTTCTTTTACCAGAGCCAATCCAATCCCAGAGCCTTCCTGGCTTCTGCCCTGTGCTCCTTCAACCCGATAAAACCGTTCAAATAAACGAGGTAGTTCTGTGGCAGGCATCCCAATTCCAGTGTCACGCACCGTCAATTCAACCTGGCTTTGTCTCTGCTGAAGGATAACCGCAATCTCACCAGAAAAGGTAAATTTAAAGGCGTTGGAGAGCAGGTTGAGGATAATCTTTTCCCACATCTCCCGATCGACGTAGACAGGCCCAGTGAGAGATTTACAGTCAACGACAAGCTGTAGTCCTGCTTGCTCGATCGCCGAACGAAACACACTTGCTAATTCTGCGGTCAACGCGGCCAAATCGATAGCTTCATAGACTGCCTGGACTCGGCCCGCTTCAATTCGAGAGAAATCTAGTAGTGTGTTGACTAGTTTGAGCAGGCGCAATGAGTTGCGGTGTACCAAATCCAGTTGTTGCCGTTGCTCGTCTGGTATTACTCCCTCTGTTGCCAAGATCTCCTCTAGAGGACCGAGCATGAGTGTGAGTGGGGTTCGGAATTCGTGGGAGATGTTGCTAAAAAAGGTGGTTTTGGCGCGATCGAGTTCTGCTAAAGCTTCTGCCCGTTTGCGTTCTTCTTCATAAGCTTGAGCATTGGTGATGCTGGCAGCAATTTGAGTCGAAACTAGATTCAAAAATCTCTGGTAGTTGTCATCAAATAACCGCAATGGATTCAAGCCCACAACCATGATGCCCGCTTTCCCTCTGTTTCCGGATGCAGCGATGGGAACTACAGCGAGTTGGTGCGGGGGGATCTGCCATGCCCCCGTGGGTAAATTGCTAAAACGGGCTTCTGAAGTTGTGATCAGACGGGGTTGCTGTGTATTTAAAACCTCAGCAAAGTGCCAGTCGGCATCATTCAGCGCGATCGCTTGAGGGATAATCGAGTGCCCTGGCTCAATACCAGAGGTGCCCGCTAGCAAAGCGCATTGTTGGTCTGGCTCAACTAGATAGATCAAACTAAAGGGCAAGTCGTAGGGATTAGTTGCGAGACAAGCAGTGCTGAGTGTGCAAGCTTCGTCAAAGGTGCGGGCATCTGCGGTTCTGGAGGCCAGTTCTTTTAACAATGCCAACTGCCGCTCACCGATAATGCGTTGGGTATCGTCGGTATTGGCACAAAGAATGCCCCCCGTTTTACCTTCAACATCCGGAACAGGGCTATAAGAAAAGGTGTAATAGGTTTCTTCTGGGTAGCCGTTACGCTCCATCACCAACAGCAAGGCTTCATCATAAGTGCCCTCATTGTTGAGGATGGCGGACTCGGCCCGTGGAAGCACCTGATCCCAAATTTCACGCCATACCTGAGCAGCGGGTTGCCCCAATGCTCCTGGATGTTTGCCTCCCAGAATGTCTCGGTAGGCATCATTGTAGAGGTTGATCAAGTCTTCGCCCCACCAGACGAACATCGCTTGGCGAGATGTCAACATGATCCGAACCGCAGTTTTTAGACTTTGAGACCAGTTTTGCACGGCACCGAGGGACGTTTGCGACCAGTCCAGCGATCGCATCAACGCCCCCATTTCACCGCCACCGATGAAGACTTCGCCAGCGATCGACCCTGGATACACTGAGTTCATGACTTTGGCTCACTATCTGGAAAGTGCTTAGTTCGTAGTGCTTCCCCGCGATCGCCTAACTGTTTTAATAAGGTGTCGATTTGCTGAAGTGCCAGCGGTGAGGGAATTGCGTGGCCATTCTCCCAACGATTAATGCTAGGAAACGTCATGCCAATGGTATCAGCGAACTTCTGCTGCGATAAGTTCATGGCTTGCCGCAGTTCTCGCACCAAATTGCCAATCATCGGTTGTTCTGAACTCAGCCGTTTTGCCTGAAGAGCCATCTGAAATCAGTATAAAGGGCTTTATAGCTGCTACTTTCGATTAAATCAGCGGCAATGTCTATCTGCCGAGCGGTGGAAGTTGGCCCCAGCGTTTAGAAAACTAGGCTTCCTACACCTACAGCAAAGCTAACTCCCTCATGTAGACTCAAACGGTAATAGTCTGTTGATTGAGGGAAAGTAAGTTTATGGGAGGAGGATCGGTGATGGCGTGGATTTTAGCTCAACAAACTCCTTTGGACAGCAGTCCTGCTACAGAAAGCCAAACAGCAGGCACTATCCCTGAGCTAGTGACTATCTTGATCATTCTGCTCATGATTGCAACAACTGTAGCACTTGTAACCCAACGATTACGAATTCCCTATGTAACAGGTTTGGTGCTGGCAGGTTTACCTATTACAGATGTCTTGTCGCGTCGAATTGGTTTAGACCCGTCTCTCATCCTCAATCTTTTCCTGCCCATTCTGATTTTTGAAGCGGCAATTAATACAGATATCAGCCGTCTCCGCAGCACCTTTAAACCAGTCGCGCTTTTGGCAGGCCCCGGTTCAATTTTTTCGTCGGCAATTATTGCAGTTTTGGTTAAATTCGGACTGGGAATAGACTGGATTCCCGCGTTATTGATCGGCGTAATTTTGGCGAATACAGATACTGTTTCCATGATCGCAGTCTTTAAGGAAATCCGGGTACCTTCCCGACTCTCCGCCATTGTAGAGGGAGAAACCCTGTTCAATGATGCGGCTGCTCTGGTTTCCTTCAATTTGATTCTGATCGTTTATGCGACAGGTTCCCTCACCGTTGTGGGAGGAGTCAAGGAGTTGCTCGTGGTTGCCTTAGGCGGGGGACTTGTAGGGGCAATTTTGGGCTACTTAAGTCTGCCTGTCTTTGTCCGCCTCAATGATCCCCTGAGCAGCCTATTACTCACAGTAGCCTTAGCGTTAGGAACCTTTCAGATTGGGCAATTCTTGGGGGTATCAGGTGCAGTAGCAGTCGTCATTGCTGGACTTATTTTTGGCAATCTTGGGCTGCCTCGCAGTTCATCTGCCTCCGATCGCATTACTTTATTGAGTTTTTGGGAGTACGCAGGTTTCGGGTGTGAAATGTCAATTGCATAGGCTGTTTTTTGAATGAAATCCTTCCTGAACTCGGAAGCAGATCGAGAGCAAACGAGAGGAGTAGATCGCGACAAGGAGAAATGACAATTATGGGCAGGGCTTAGA
Encoded here:
- a CDS encoding response regulator, giving the protein MNSVYPGSIAGEVFIGGGEMGALMRSLDWSQTSLGAVQNWSQSLKTAVRIMLTSRQAMFVWWGEDLINLYNDAYRDILGGKHPGALGQPAAQVWREIWDQVLPRAESAILNNEGTYDEALLLVMERNGYPEETYYTFSYSPVPDVEGKTGGILCANTDDTQRIIGERQLALLKELASRTADARTFDEACTLSTACLATNPYDLPFSLIYLVEPDQQCALLAGTSGIEPGHSIIPQAIALNDADWHFAEVLNTQQPRLITTSEARFSNLPTGAWQIPPHQLAVVPIAASGNRGKAGIMVVGLNPLRLFDDNYQRFLNLVSTQIAASITNAQAYEEERKRAEALAELDRAKTTFFSNISHEFRTPLTLMLGPLEEILATEGVIPDEQRQQLDLVHRNSLRLLKLVNTLLDFSRIEAGRVQAVYEAIDLAALTAELASVFRSAIEQAGLQLVVDCKSLTGPVYVDREMWEKIILNLLSNAFKFTFSGEIAVILQQRQSQVELTVRDTGIGMPATELPRLFERFYRVEGAQGRSQEGSGIGLALVKELVHLHGGEVEVASIEGEGTTFTLTIPTGTDHLPPERLQNSDRTASPTVLGAAPYVEEALRWLPEDLRLPILDFGLGSTEIETARNSNEQTKPLKSEILLVDDNTDMRNYVKRLLLNQGYNVETAADGMMALAIIQQQLPDLVLTDVMMPRLDGFGLLRELRATPTTRDIPIILLSARAGEEARVEGLEAGADDYLIKPFSTRELLVRVEASLKLARLRRETQQREQTLRLEAETAQQSVETILSSINDGFYRLDRNWCYTYINDRNCEIVSRPRNDVLGKNIWEMFPDLVGTELYANFQRSLETQTPAQFEYFYPTWNRWFENRVYPSPQGLTVFVADISARKQIEESLRRSEEQFRNLADNAPFMVWVTDPAGSCTYLSQRWYNFTGQTEATGLGLGWLNITHPDDREEAERIFLASNERQEAFRLEYRLQRRDGEYIWAIGAASPWFGANGEFKGYVGSVVDISDRKRAEAERNHLLTRERAAREEAETANRVKDEFLAVLSHELRSPLNPILGWSKLLQTRQFDPPATQRALQTIERNAKLQTQLIEDLLDVSRILQGKMALNVGLVNLATVVESALETVRLAADAKQIQLQTVISLEHPQVSGDSARLQQIVWNLLSNAVKFTPDGGQVEVCLDQIGTYAQIQVKDTGKGISPDFLPYVFDYFRQEDGKTTRKFGGLGLGLAIVRHLSELHGGTVQVESLGEEQGATFIVRLPLINKLVASEAKHFTTTESVDLSQLRILVVDDDEDMRNLVQVILEQQGAQVEIAASAAEVLLSFDRQLPNVLISDIGMPDIDGYMLMQQIRSRSPDQGGLIPAIALTAYAAEYDQQQALKAGFQQHLAKPIEPDALTQAIADLVLKR
- a CDS encoding helix-turn-helix domain-containing protein encodes the protein MALQAKRLSSEQPMIGNLVRELRQAMNLSQQKFADTIGMTFPSINRWENGHAIPSPLALQQIDTLLKQLGDRGEALRTKHFPDSEPKS